One region of Streptococcus parasanguinis genomic DNA includes:
- the ypfJ gene encoding KPN_02809 family neutral zinc metallopeptidase: MKSDNLKESRNIEDRRGQSYSQSSGNSNLGGGILQILLSPGSFKSKIVLILLLVLLGGGGASLGGLFGNGTSSQPYQSTQVTRTNKTHVDDADAEFVSKVLGTTEDHWHKVFQAEGRTYHEPKLVFYTGRTQTGCGVGQASAGPFYCPTDKKIYLDMSFYKELTTKYKASGDFAMAYVIAHEVGHHVQNELGILGKYHRMQQGLSEKERNAISVRIELQADYLAGVWARSIQDRNLLDIGDIEEAMNAAHAVGDDTLQEQAYGYSVPDSFTHGTSEQRMRWFKRGYQYGDLQHGDTFSLSDSEL, encoded by the coding sequence ATGAAAAGTGATAACCTAAAAGAAAGTAGAAATATCGAAGATCGTCGAGGGCAAAGCTACTCCCAGTCTTCAGGCAATAGTAATCTTGGCGGAGGCATTTTACAGATCTTACTATCGCCGGGGAGCTTCAAGAGTAAGATCGTCCTCATCCTTCTTCTGGTTCTTCTAGGAGGTGGTGGCGCTAGTCTTGGGGGTCTCTTTGGAAATGGGACTTCTTCTCAACCTTACCAATCCACCCAAGTCACGCGCACCAACAAGACCCATGTCGACGATGCAGATGCTGAGTTCGTCAGCAAGGTCCTTGGTACAACAGAAGATCATTGGCACAAGGTCTTTCAAGCTGAAGGACGCACTTACCATGAGCCCAAACTAGTCTTCTATACCGGACGGACACAGACAGGCTGTGGGGTTGGGCAAGCATCGGCTGGTCCCTTCTACTGTCCGACCGACAAAAAGATTTATTTGGATATGAGCTTCTACAAGGAATTGACAACCAAATACAAGGCTAGCGGGGACTTCGCCATGGCCTACGTGATCGCCCACGAAGTCGGCCACCACGTACAAAATGAGCTGGGAATCCTTGGCAAATACCATCGAATGCAACAAGGTCTTTCTGAAAAGGAACGAAATGCTATCAGTGTCCGCATCGAGCTACAAGCCGATTACCTAGCAGGTGTCTGGGCCCGCTCCATTCAAGACCGAAACCTTCTAGATATCGGCGATATCGAAGAAGCCATGAATGCAGCCCATGCCGTCGGCGACGACACACTCCAGGAGCAAGCCTACGGCTACTCGGTACCAGATAGCTTTACCCACGGGACTTCAGAACAACGCATGCGCTGGTTCAAACGGGGCTACCAGTACGGGGATCTCCAACACGGCGATACCTTTAGCTTGTCAGATAGTGAACTCTAA
- the nusG gene encoding transcription termination/antitermination protein NusG, whose translation MDSFDKGWFVLQTYSGYENKVKENLLQRAQTYNMLENILRVEIPTQTVQVEKNGKTKEIEENRFPGYVLVEMVMTDEAWFVVRNTPNVTGFVGSHGNRSKPTPLLEEEIRSILLSMGQTVQEFDLDVKVGDTVRIIDGAFTDYTGKITEIDNNKVKMVISMFGNDTVAEVNLNQIAEL comes from the coding sequence ATGGACAGTTTTGATAAAGGCTGGTTTGTACTACAAACCTACTCAGGATATGAAAACAAGGTAAAAGAGAATCTTTTGCAACGTGCGCAAACTTACAATATGTTAGAAAACATCTTGCGTGTAGAGATTCCAACTCAAACCGTACAAGTTGAGAAAAACGGTAAAACAAAAGAAATCGAAGAAAACCGCTTCCCAGGTTATGTCTTGGTAGAAATGGTCATGACAGATGAAGCTTGGTTTGTCGTTCGGAATACACCGAACGTTACTGGTTTCGTCGGATCCCACGGGAACCGTTCAAAACCAACTCCATTGTTGGAAGAAGAAATCCGCAGCATCTTGCTCTCTATGGGTCAAACTGTTCAAGAGTTTGATTTGGATGTCAAGGTGGGCGACACAGTTCGCATCATCGACGGTGCCTTCACAGACTATACTGGTAAGATCACTGAAATTGATAACAACAAGGTGAAAATGGTCATTTCTATGTTCGGTAACGATACGGTTGCAGAAGTGAATTTGAACCAAATTGCTGAATTGTAA
- the secE gene encoding preprotein translocase subunit SecE translates to MKFIKDIFVLLKDTTWPNRKERWKNFISVIEYTAFFVALIYLFDKVIARGLLHMINFF, encoded by the coding sequence GTGAAATTCATTAAAGATATTTTCGTCTTACTAAAAGATACAACTTGGCCAAATCGCAAGGAAAGATGGAAAAACTTTATCTCAGTGATTGAGTACACCGCTTTCTTTGTGGCATTGATTTATTTGTTCGACAAAGTCATTGCACGTGGCCTATTGCACATGATCAATTTCTTTTAA
- the rpmG gene encoding 50S ribosomal protein L33: protein MALKKASLACTVCGSRNYSIKLSGTPKPTRLEVNKFCKHCSKYTIHKETR, encoded by the coding sequence ATGGCATTAAAAAAAGCAAGTCTAGCGTGTACGGTTTGTGGGTCACGCAATTACTCCATTAAGTTGAGTGGGACGCCAAAACCAACACGTCTAGAAGTCAATAAATTCTGCAAGCATTGCAGCAAGTATACCATCCATAAAGAAACACGATAG